The Oceanidesulfovibrio indonesiensis genome contains a region encoding:
- the aprA gene encoding adenylyl-sulfate reductase subunit alpha, whose protein sequence is MPRIPVKEAPRGLALAEPEVKEHDVDILMVGGGMGNCGTAFEAVRWADKYAPDAKIMLLDKAALERSGAVAQGLSAINTYLGENNADDYVRMVRTDLMGLVREDLIFDLGRHVDDSVHLFEEWGLPCWIKDENGKNLDGAAAKAAGKSLRNGDSPVRSGRWQMMINGESYKVIVAEAAKNALGEERIMERMFIVKLLLDANEPNRIAGAVGFNLRANEVHIFRTNAMVVACGGAVNVYRPRSTGEGMGRAWYPVWNAGSTYTMCAQVGAEMTMMENRFVPARFKDGYGPVGAWFLLFKAKATNYKGEDYCVTNRAMLKPYEERGYARGHIIPTCLRNHMMLREMREGRGPIYMDTKTALQESFKTMTPAEQKHLEAEAWEDFLDMCVGQANLWAATNCAPEERGSEIMPTEPYLLGSHSGCCGIWVSGPDEDWVPEDYKIKADNGKIYNRMTTVNGLWTCADGVGASGHKFSSGSHAEGRICGKQMVRWIVDHKDFKPTLKESADELKKLIYRPFYNYEAGKGASTDPVVNPEYISPKNFMMRLVKHTDEYGGGVATYYTTSAAALDTGFWLLDMLEEDSLKLAARDLHELLRCWENYHRLWTVRLHMQHIRFREETRYPGFYYRADFMALDDTKWKCFVNSKYDPEKGETTMFKKPYYQIIPD, encoded by the coding sequence ATGCCTAGGATTCCCGTAAAGGAAGCACCTCGTGGTTTGGCTCTGGCCGAACCCGAAGTCAAAGAGCATGATGTTGACATTCTGATGGTCGGCGGCGGTATGGGTAACTGCGGTACCGCGTTCGAAGCTGTGCGCTGGGCCGACAAGTATGCCCCGGACGCCAAGATCATGCTGCTGGACAAGGCCGCCCTCGAGCGCTCCGGCGCCGTTGCGCAGGGTCTGTCCGCCATCAACACCTACCTCGGCGAAAACAATGCTGACGACTACGTCCGCATGGTCCGCACCGACCTCATGGGCCTGGTCCGCGAAGACCTGATCTTCGACCTCGGCCGCCACGTCGACGACTCCGTCCATCTCTTCGAAGAGTGGGGCCTGCCCTGCTGGATCAAGGACGAGAACGGCAAGAACCTCGACGGCGCCGCCGCCAAGGCTGCCGGCAAGAGCCTGCGCAACGGCGACAGCCCCGTCCGTTCCGGCCGCTGGCAGATGATGATCAACGGTGAGTCCTACAAGGTCATCGTTGCCGAAGCTGCCAAGAACGCCCTGGGCGAAGAGCGCATCATGGAGCGCATGTTCATCGTGAAGCTGCTCCTGGACGCCAACGAGCCCAACCGCATCGCCGGCGCCGTGGGCTTCAACCTGCGCGCCAACGAAGTGCACATCTTCCGCACCAACGCCATGGTCGTCGCCTGCGGCGGCGCCGTGAACGTGTATCGCCCCCGCTCCACCGGTGAGGGCATGGGCCGCGCCTGGTACCCCGTCTGGAACGCCGGTTCGACCTACACCATGTGTGCCCAGGTCGGCGCCGAGATGACCATGATGGAAAACCGCTTCGTCCCCGCCCGCTTCAAGGACGGTTACGGCCCGGTCGGCGCCTGGTTCCTGCTCTTCAAGGCCAAGGCCACCAACTACAAGGGCGAAGACTACTGCGTGACCAACCGCGCCATGCTGAAGCCCTACGAGGAGCGCGGCTACGCTCGCGGTCACATCATCCCCACCTGCCTGCGCAACCACATGATGCTCCGTGAGATGCGTGAAGGTCGCGGTCCCATCTACATGGACACCAAGACCGCCCTGCAGGAGTCCTTCAAGACCATGACCCCGGCCGAGCAGAAGCACCTCGAGGCCGAGGCCTGGGAAGACTTCCTCGACATGTGCGTTGGTCAGGCCAACCTCTGGGCCGCCACCAACTGCGCCCCCGAGGAGCGCGGCTCCGAGATCATGCCCACCGAGCCCTACCTGCTCGGCTCCCACTCCGGTTGCTGCGGCATCTGGGTTTCCGGTCCGGACGAGGACTGGGTCCCCGAGGACTACAAGATCAAGGCTGACAACGGCAAGATCTACAACCGCATGACCACCGTGAACGGCCTGTGGACCTGCGCTGACGGTGTTGGCGCTTCCGGCCACAAGTTCTCCTCCGGCTCCCACGCCGAGGGCCGTATCTGCGGCAAGCAGATGGTGCGTTGGATCGTGGACCACAAGGACTTCAAGCCCACCCTCAAAGAGAGCGCGGACGAGCTCAAGAAGCTCATCTACCGTCCGTTCTACAACTACGAGGCTGGAAAGGGCGCTTCGACCGACCCGGTCGTCAACCCCGAGTACATCTCGCCCAAGAACTTCATGATGCGTCTGGTCAAGCACACCGACGAGTACGGCGGCGGCGTTGCCACCTACTACACCACGTCGGCTGCTGCTCTGGACACCGGCTTCTGGCTGCTCGACATGCTCGAGGAAGACTCCCTGAAGCTGGCTGCCCGCGACCTGCACGAACTGCTGCGCTGCTGGGAGAACTACCACCGTCTGTGGACCGTTCGCCTCCACATGCAGCACATCCGCTTCCGTGAAGAAACCCGTTACCCGGGCTTCTACTACCGTGCGGACTTCATGGCTCTGGATGACACCAAGTGGAAGTGCTTCGTGAACTCCAAGTACGATCCCGAGAAGGGTGAGACGACGATGTTCAAGAAGCCCTACTACCAGATCATCCCTGACTAG
- a CDS encoding CoB--CoM heterodisulfide reductase iron-sulfur subunit A family protein yields MSKPILVIGGGFSGMTAALEAAEVGYEVYIVEKTPYLGGRVAQLNKYFPKLCPPSCGLEIQFQRIKKNPRVKFFTMAEVTKVTGQAGAYNVSVRIKPRHTLRAEADLSLLADSLEGETTNDFNFGLDSRKGLYKDMPFAFPARYVVDKDACTKDDLNKIAASQFVDLNEEAKNIELEVGSIVIATGWKPYDVTKLTNLGAGQVPNCISNMQMERIAAPNGPTKGVIQRPSDGKAPKKICFVQCAGSRDQNHLNFCSYICCMASLKQALYVREQYPDAECTVYYIDMRTPERYDKFRRRALEDEKINLVKGKVAGVEADPAGDVIVEVEDAVRGIKKKVRYDMVVLATGMQPSLAGAKLPFDVPVDEEGFITGGEEKGIFTAGCAKKPLDVMKSAQSGTGAALKAIQTVRGR; encoded by the coding sequence ATGTCCAAACCGATACTCGTGATAGGTGGCGGATTCAGCGGCATGACCGCCGCCCTTGAAGCCGCCGAAGTAGGCTATGAGGTCTACATCGTCGAGAAGACGCCCTACCTTGGAGGTCGTGTCGCGCAGCTGAATAAATACTTTCCGAAGCTTTGCCCTCCGTCCTGCGGCCTGGAGATCCAGTTCCAAAGGATTAAGAAGAACCCCAGGGTCAAGTTCTTCACTATGGCCGAGGTGACCAAGGTCACCGGCCAGGCTGGCGCTTACAACGTCTCTGTCCGCATCAAGCCGCGCCATACCCTGCGCGCCGAGGCCGATCTTTCCTTGCTCGCCGACTCGCTCGAGGGCGAAACAACCAATGATTTCAACTTTGGTCTGGACTCCCGCAAGGGACTCTACAAAGACATGCCGTTCGCCTTCCCAGCCCGCTACGTCGTGGACAAAGACGCCTGTACGAAAGATGATCTGAACAAGATCGCCGCCAGCCAGTTTGTCGACCTCAATGAGGAAGCAAAGAACATCGAGCTCGAGGTGGGCAGCATCGTCATCGCCACTGGATGGAAGCCCTACGATGTGACCAAACTCACGAATCTGGGCGCGGGCCAGGTCCCCAACTGTATTTCCAACATGCAGATGGAGCGCATCGCCGCTCCCAATGGCCCCACCAAGGGCGTCATCCAGCGCCCGTCCGACGGCAAGGCTCCCAAGAAAATCTGTTTCGTGCAATGCGCCGGCTCCCGCGATCAGAACCATCTGAACTTCTGCTCCTACATCTGCTGCATGGCCTCGCTCAAGCAGGCCCTGTATGTACGCGAGCAGTACCCGGACGCCGAGTGCACCGTATACTATATCGACATGCGCACTCCCGAACGCTACGACAAGTTCCGCCGCCGCGCCCTTGAGGATGAGAAGATCAACCTTGTCAAGGGCAAGGTCGCCGGTGTCGAAGCCGATCCTGCCGGCGACGTCATCGTGGAGGTCGAGGACGCCGTACGCGGCATCAAGAAGAAAGTCCGCTACGATATGGTAGTGCTCGCAACCGGCATGCAGCCGAGCCTCGCCGGCGCCAAGCTGCCCTTCGACGTCCCCGTGGACGAGGAAGGATTCATCACGGGAGGCGAGGAAAAGGGAATATTCACAGCCGGCTGCGCCAAAAAGCCCCTGGACGTGATGAAATCCGCCCAGTCCGGCACCGGCGCGGCGCTCAAGGCGATCCAAACGGTGAGAGGGAGGTAA